Proteins from a single region of Sphaerochaeta globosa str. Buddy:
- the yiaK gene encoding 3-dehydro-L-gulonate 2-dehydrogenase, whose translation MMRIPFETLVAQFEKVLTSRGMDAEDAKLCSQLIAETSAQGVYTHGANRFPFLVKMIDDKLVDVHVKPEKSASFGSLERWDGKGGMGNLNAYAAMNRAIALAKEHTIGCVALSHTNHWMRPGTYGLMAAEQDCIGILWTNTMPLMPAWGGIDAKVGNNPLVLCIPCKDGPVLVDAAMSLFSYGKLETYAREQKSLPVPGGYDQEGNLTTDAKEILASKRPLPIGFWKGTSLAFALDLIVSALSGGNTTRQLGLMGKESSVSQLFLAINLSSLPDRERIEAEIHASLEDLKSSQREHESAAVRFPGELRTHIREENLREGIPIDERIWQTILSL comes from the coding sequence ATGATGCGAATACCGTTTGAAACCCTGGTTGCCCAATTCGAGAAAGTGTTGACCAGCCGGGGCATGGATGCTGAAGATGCAAAGCTTTGCTCGCAACTTATCGCCGAAACATCGGCTCAAGGGGTGTATACCCATGGAGCAAACAGATTCCCTTTCCTGGTCAAGATGATAGATGACAAGCTTGTCGATGTGCATGTGAAGCCTGAAAAATCAGCTTCCTTCGGCTCCCTTGAACGATGGGATGGAAAGGGGGGAATGGGAAACCTCAATGCCTATGCTGCGATGAATCGGGCTATAGCACTTGCCAAGGAGCATACGATCGGGTGTGTTGCCTTGTCCCATACCAATCACTGGATGCGCCCGGGAACGTATGGTTTGATGGCTGCCGAACAGGATTGCATCGGCATCCTGTGGACCAATACCATGCCTCTGATGCCTGCCTGGGGCGGCATCGATGCCAAGGTGGGAAACAACCCCCTGGTACTCTGTATCCCTTGCAAGGATGGACCGGTACTGGTCGATGCAGCGATGAGCTTGTTCAGCTACGGCAAGTTGGAAACCTATGCACGCGAACAAAAGAGCCTGCCTGTTCCCGGCGGATACGACCAAGAGGGAAATCTTACCACTGATGCCAAGGAGATTCTGGCATCCAAGCGGCCCTTGCCGATCGGGTTCTGGAAGGGTACAAGCCTTGCTTTTGCACTCGATCTCATTGTCAGCGCATTGAGCGGGGGCAATACCACCCGGCAATTAGGCCTGATGGGCAAGGAGAGTTCTGTAAGTCAGCTCTTTTTGGCCATCAATCTCTCATCTCTTCCCGACCGGGAACGCATTGAAGCTGAAATCCATGCAAGCCTCGAGGACCTTAAGAGTTCCCAGAGGGAGCATGAGTCAGCAGCTGTTCGCTTTCCCGGCGAATTGCGTACACACATCAGGGAGGAAAACCTCAGAGAGGGAATTCCCATCGATGAACGTATCTGGCAGACTATTCTTTCTCTCTAG
- the eno gene encoding phosphopyruvate hydratase, protein MSIIEFIEAREILDSRGNPTVEVDVILEDGSMGRAAVPSGASTGVHEAVELRDGDKSRYLGKGVLKAVDNVNNIIAPELEGMDALDQVAIDRAMIALDGTANKAKLGANAILGVSMAVARAAADYLGLPLYKYLGAYHACVLPVPMANILNGGAHSDNKVDFQEFMVMPIGAPSLREGLRWTAEVFHNLKSVLKGRKYNTSVGDEGGFAPDLQSNEEALEVIMEAIKKAGYTTGRDGDFMIALDPAASELYDEKTKTYTLKWTTGEKLTSAQMVDLWEDWSNRYPIISIEDGMAEDDWEGWKMLTDRIGDRVQLVGDDLFVTNVERLKIGLEKGVANSILIKVNQIGTLTETFEAIDLAKRNGYTAVVSHRSGETEDNFIADLVVGLETGEIKTGSMSRSDRLSKYNQLLRIEDYLGDTAKYAGRDAFRVL, encoded by the coding sequence ATGAGCATTATTGAATTTATCGAAGCCAGGGAGATCCTTGACTCACGTGGTAACCCCACCGTAGAAGTAGATGTCATTCTTGAGGATGGTTCCATGGGCCGTGCAGCGGTTCCCTCTGGAGCATCCACCGGTGTTCACGAAGCAGTAGAGCTCCGTGATGGGGACAAGAGCCGCTATTTGGGTAAAGGCGTTCTGAAGGCTGTCGACAATGTCAACAACATCATAGCTCCCGAACTCGAAGGCATGGATGCTCTGGATCAGGTCGCCATCGACCGCGCCATGATTGCTCTTGACGGCACCGCCAACAAGGCAAAGCTTGGTGCAAACGCAATCCTTGGTGTATCCATGGCTGTTGCCCGTGCAGCTGCCGATTACCTTGGACTCCCCTTGTACAAATATCTTGGTGCCTACCATGCCTGCGTTCTTCCCGTTCCGATGGCCAACATCCTCAACGGCGGAGCTCACAGCGATAATAAGGTAGACTTCCAGGAATTCATGGTTATGCCTATCGGTGCTCCCTCACTTCGCGAAGGCCTGAGATGGACTGCTGAAGTATTCCACAATCTCAAGTCTGTTCTGAAGGGTAGGAAGTACAACACTTCTGTAGGTGATGAGGGCGGTTTCGCTCCCGACCTGCAGTCAAACGAAGAGGCCCTCGAGGTCATCATGGAAGCCATCAAGAAGGCAGGGTATACCACCGGTCGCGATGGGGATTTCATGATCGCCCTTGACCCCGCCGCTTCTGAGCTCTATGACGAGAAGACCAAGACCTATACCCTCAAATGGACCACCGGTGAGAAGCTGACCAGCGCTCAGATGGTTGACCTGTGGGAAGACTGGAGCAACCGTTACCCGATCATCAGCATCGAGGACGGCATGGCTGAAGACGACTGGGAAGGCTGGAAGATGCTTACCGACCGTATCGGCGACCGCGTCCAGCTTGTAGGTGACGACTTGTTCGTAACCAACGTTGAGAGACTGAAGATTGGTCTTGAGAAGGGTGTTGCAAACTCCATCCTGATCAAGGTGAACCAGATCGGTACCCTCACTGAGACCTTCGAAGCCATTGACTTGGCAAAGCGCAACGGTTATACCGCTGTTGTTTCCCACCGCTCAGGTGAGACCGAGGACAACTTCATTGCTGACCTCGTAGTCGGCCTCGAGACCGGTGAGATCAAGACCGGCAGCATGAGCCGTTCCGATCGTCTTTCAAAGTACAATCAGCTGCTGCGCATCGAGGACTACCTCGGTGATACCGCCAAGTATGCTGGTCGTGACGCTTTCCGCGTACTGTAA
- a CDS encoding type II toxin-antitoxin system RelE/ParE family toxin — MIENVRYTDQFILDVSQVVRYISHVLDNTNAAQRLITSIEKAIENRTSNPEGFEPVHTCKVRQYLYYRIYIKHFTLYYIVIDGTMELRRFISSSRDYSKLL; from the coding sequence ATGATTGAGAACGTCCGATATACGGATCAATTCATACTGGATGTTTCACAAGTTGTTCGCTATATTTCGCACGTCTTGGATAATACAAATGCTGCTCAACGATTGATTACATCCATCGAAAAAGCAATCGAAAATCGCACTTCGAATCCCGAAGGATTTGAACCAGTACATACCTGCAAGGTTAGACAGTATCTCTATTACAGAATCTATATCAAACATTTCACACTCTATTATATAGTGATTGACGGCACCATGGAATTGCGCAGATTCATAAGCTCAAGTCGAGACTATTCGAAGCTCCTCTAG
- a CDS encoding CPBP family intramembrane glutamic endopeptidase translates to MQKAMKKLSENDQPFRTYETKPIEFALAMVLSLLSWLLLGPFFARILQSLGIPYLTANAPFVAMAMGFLLAKQLLLKQPLLALVTDHPRFRTALFVRAFLLYFVSATLFLVVDLLLHPHYYQPLTHSGGTFFMLLPLVLMFTPLQTSIEELVFRMLPVRVINKNQLRQPMLRQLGTCLISSVLFAAPHLGNREVAIASSRTVVILYYALFGFVVTSLCMKHQGFEIALAVHAANNLFVALVCNSPASSLPSLPLLQTTRPIGTIYDLLQLCTSLALVALLGRKRKES, encoded by the coding sequence ATGCAAAAAGCGATGAAAAAACTATCAGAAAATGACCAACCTTTTCGTACCTACGAAACCAAACCGATAGAGTTTGCCTTAGCCATGGTGCTTTCTTTGCTCTCTTGGTTGCTGTTGGGCCCATTCTTTGCCCGAATATTGCAAAGTCTCGGCATACCCTACCTCACGGCGAATGCTCCGTTTGTGGCGATGGCGATGGGGTTTTTATTGGCAAAGCAACTCTTGCTCAAGCAACCGTTGCTCGCGCTCGTTACCGACCATCCAAGGTTTAGGACAGCATTGTTTGTCCGTGCTTTTCTTCTATACTTTGTATCTGCAACGCTTTTTCTGGTTGTAGACTTACTGTTGCACCCTCACTATTACCAGCCACTTACCCATTCGGGTGGAACCTTTTTCATGTTGCTTCCGTTGGTGCTCATGTTCACTCCCCTTCAGACAAGCATCGAAGAACTCGTTTTTCGCATGCTCCCAGTTCGAGTCATCAATAAAAACCAATTGAGGCAACCAATGCTACGGCAACTGGGGACCTGCCTGATCTCATCAGTGCTGTTTGCAGCACCCCACTTGGGCAACCGGGAGGTGGCAATCGCCTCAAGCCGTACTGTGGTCATACTCTACTATGCACTCTTCGGGTTTGTAGTCACCTCCCTATGCATGAAGCACCAAGGATTTGAAATAGCATTGGCAGTCCATGCTGCAAACAATCTCTTTGTCGCCTTGGTCTGCAACAGTCCAGCCTCCTCCCTTCCCAGCCTTCCACTGCTACAGACCACCAGGCCCATCGGGACGATATATGATCTACTGCAGCTGTGCACCAGCCTTGCTTTGGTAGCTTTGCTTGGGAGAAAACGAAAAGAAAGCTGA
- a CDS encoding UvrD-helicase domain-containing protein codes for MITFEDFLMQHKARLDAHQLEAVHCDVNCVVSAGAGSGKTTVLSYRFLRLVLEGKAQVGEILTLTFTRKAAREMQERIHRHLLCCKNDERIVGQLATFSEASISTLDSFCSQIVRSDSIRYGIAQDFVIDDEQNLRNARRCATELLDTWPQSQGARILCGLYSPDKLVDDVLVPLASNAYCMPKQVEEDAHVSILSAVQTVFDQSWDGFVNLLDSYANLTDTSKTVQTAREAALSLRSSLEACTSVEEKHRILCSALGYFRKPGAGKAEQMLYIKETIEEFNQLRKKLCIARSVLLGSSQLQAVLSFMQEYIASYQKQKRQSGVLTFADISSLAVDILSSNKSLRHYYKMAYKYIMIDEFQDNNEQQKQLLYLLSERLDREGDGIPGPENLKADKLFFVGDEKQSIYRFRGSDVSVFKRLSWELCANGGRHIQLDTNYRSEPALIQWFNTLFPSVMQNNGESFEADFSALGWREPSEGIQSKCTVLIKPYESKLDEDEEDAADTDAEAYAVASLIDEMLHTDSYLIPSETGPHRPATSDIALLLRTTSSQLSFEKALRRFNIPYTVQAARSLMLEAPANDMYAMLQLVLYPQDRHAYMTVLRSPFCNLSDFGMTEVLDCPCFSIPDSIGPEDRSRLEAVGAFYAHLKKASATASLSSLVSLLWYESGYYLSLVATPSYQVYTEHYAFLHRLAQMQQQQGKSLSQFVDFLRDNLAQNEKIENLEVIKEQEEGVQILSIHKSKGLEFPIVVVANTGSKGRSEEDAVSTYQGISIPHYVSVPYHVSETRIETAKHAGQLLDKGTEAQLNRAELKRLLYVALTRAQTHVVVSGCFSKTNRSLAEDGRSSTLLLMLAQSLGIDIDAPALEQGIVTVRSIADIAESLLYDQKREDEQAFEQRIDAAASFYAPREEAYEMRPIRYAVTALHAPLFSETAKALPSLASDALFSEAQVADFGTFVHALCEQMVLQPSQAIDALAMLPPSLGGVNQQQVIADALFLCHAFVGSSWYRTEVQPYPVSCEVGFFSLMEHEGRAVVVEGSVDLLIKRKDHYLVVDFKTDRFRDEEVHRFQLQTYMQAMARIHQCPVKGCVVYLRDVQNIVVWEGENL; via the coding sequence ATGATTACTTTCGAGGATTTTCTGATGCAACATAAGGCAAGACTGGATGCTCACCAGCTTGAGGCGGTACACTGCGATGTCAACTGTGTGGTCAGTGCAGGGGCAGGGTCGGGAAAAACCACCGTGCTCAGCTATCGCTTTTTGCGCCTCGTGTTGGAAGGCAAGGCACAAGTAGGTGAGATACTGACGCTCACGTTCACCCGCAAAGCAGCGCGTGAGATGCAGGAGCGCATTCATCGCCACTTGCTTTGCTGCAAAAACGATGAGAGAATCGTAGGCCAACTTGCTACCTTCAGCGAAGCTTCCATCTCAACACTCGACAGTTTCTGCAGTCAAATTGTACGCAGCGACAGTATACGCTACGGTATAGCCCAGGATTTCGTCATCGATGATGAGCAAAACCTAAGAAACGCCAGACGGTGTGCCACCGAGCTTTTGGATACCTGGCCGCAATCACAAGGGGCCAGAATACTGTGCGGCCTCTACAGTCCCGACAAATTGGTCGATGATGTCTTGGTCCCTTTAGCCAGCAATGCCTACTGCATGCCAAAGCAAGTGGAGGAGGATGCCCACGTGAGTATTCTCTCTGCTGTCCAGACTGTCTTCGACCAGAGCTGGGATGGATTTGTCAACCTGTTGGACAGCTATGCAAATTTGACGGATACCTCCAAGACAGTGCAAACGGCAAGAGAAGCGGCCCTGTCTCTTCGTTCTTCACTAGAAGCCTGTACCTCTGTTGAAGAGAAGCATCGCATCCTTTGTTCGGCTTTGGGCTACTTCCGAAAACCTGGAGCGGGAAAAGCGGAGCAGATGCTGTATATCAAGGAGACAATCGAGGAGTTCAATCAACTGAGAAAGAAGCTCTGCATCGCACGCTCCGTGCTTCTCGGCTCATCTCAGCTGCAGGCTGTTCTTTCCTTCATGCAAGAGTATATCGCCTCATATCAGAAGCAGAAACGCCAAAGCGGAGTGCTGACGTTTGCAGACATCTCTTCTCTTGCAGTAGATATTCTTAGCAGCAACAAAAGCCTGCGCCACTATTACAAGATGGCATACAAGTACATTATGATCGACGAATTCCAGGACAACAACGAACAACAGAAACAGCTGCTGTACCTGCTTTCGGAGCGTTTGGATAGAGAAGGGGACGGTATTCCGGGCCCCGAAAACCTCAAGGCTGATAAGCTTTTCTTCGTTGGGGATGAGAAGCAGTCAATTTACCGCTTCCGCGGCTCGGATGTGAGTGTATTCAAGCGCCTCAGCTGGGAGCTTTGCGCCAACGGAGGCAGGCACATCCAACTCGATACCAATTACCGCAGTGAGCCTGCTTTGATCCAATGGTTCAACACCCTGTTCCCTTCGGTGATGCAGAATAATGGGGAGAGCTTTGAGGCTGATTTCTCCGCCTTAGGCTGGAGAGAACCCTCAGAGGGAATCCAAAGCAAGTGTACGGTTTTGATAAAGCCGTATGAAAGCAAGTTGGACGAGGATGAGGAGGATGCTGCCGATACCGATGCCGAAGCGTATGCCGTTGCTTCCCTGATCGATGAGATGCTGCATACCGACTCCTATCTTATTCCTTCTGAGACTGGCCCCCATAGGCCAGCAACCAGTGACATCGCCCTGCTTTTACGTACCACCAGCAGCCAATTGAGTTTTGAGAAGGCGTTGAGAAGGTTCAACATACCCTACACTGTGCAGGCTGCCCGGTCGCTTATGCTCGAAGCTCCAGCCAACGATATGTACGCCATGCTGCAATTGGTCCTCTATCCCCAGGACCGGCATGCCTATATGACCGTATTGCGTTCCCCATTCTGCAATCTCAGCGACTTTGGCATGACAGAGGTATTGGATTGCCCCTGCTTTTCAATCCCGGACTCGATAGGACCTGAGGATAGGAGCCGCCTTGAGGCCGTCGGGGCATTCTATGCACATCTGAAGAAGGCAAGTGCGACGGCAAGTCTGAGTTCCTTGGTCTCCTTGTTGTGGTACGAGAGCGGATACTACCTCAGTCTGGTGGCAACCCCTTCCTACCAAGTGTATACGGAGCACTATGCATTTTTACACCGTCTGGCACAGATGCAACAGCAACAAGGCAAGAGCTTGAGTCAGTTCGTAGACTTTCTGAGGGACAATCTTGCCCAGAATGAAAAGATCGAGAACCTGGAAGTCATCAAGGAGCAGGAGGAGGGTGTACAGATTCTGTCCATCCATAAGTCCAAGGGCTTGGAATTTCCCATCGTGGTGGTAGCCAATACCGGCTCCAAAGGGCGTTCTGAAGAGGACGCGGTCTCTACCTACCAAGGCATTTCCATACCCCATTATGTATCGGTACCCTATCACGTCAGCGAAACCAGGATCGAGACGGCAAAGCACGCCGGTCAGTTGCTTGACAAGGGAACCGAGGCACAGCTCAACCGTGCCGAGCTCAAGCGCCTTTTGTATGTTGCCCTCACCCGTGCCCAGACGCATGTGGTGGTCAGTGGCTGTTTTTCCAAGACCAACCGATCGCTTGCAGAGGATGGAAGGTCGTCAACGCTGCTTTTAATGTTGGCCCAAAGTCTTGGCATCGACATCGATGCTCCCGCCTTGGAGCAGGGCATTGTCACCGTCCGAAGCATTGCCGATATTGCTGAGTCGTTGCTTTACGACCAGAAAAGAGAAGATGAGCAAGCATTTGAGCAGCGAATTGATGCGGCTGCCTCGTTTTATGCACCCCGTGAAGAAGCCTATGAAATGAGGCCGATTCGCTATGCGGTGACAGCCTTGCATGCCCCGCTTTTTTCTGAGACGGCGAAAGCCTTGCCTTCCTTGGCCTCTGATGCATTGTTCAGTGAAGCGCAGGTTGCGGATTTCGGCACCTTTGTGCATGCACTATGCGAGCAGATGGTACTACAGCCAAGTCAGGCCATCGATGCTCTTGCAATGCTTCCCCCATCCCTTGGCGGGGTGAACCAGCAGCAGGTAATCGCTGATGCACTTTTTTTGTGTCATGCATTTGTTGGCAGCAGTTGGTATAGGACAGAGGTGCAACCTTATCCGGTTTCCTGTGAAGTGGGGTTCTTTTCGCTTATGGAACATGAGGGGAGGGCTGTGGTTGTTGAAGGTTCGGTGGACCTGTTGATCAAGCGAAAGGACCACTATCTGGTTGTTGATTTCAAGACGGACCGGTTCCGGGATGAAGAGGTTCACCGGTTCCAGCTACAGACGTATATGCAGGCAATGGCTAGAATTCATCAGTGCCCGGTCAAGGGGTGCGTGGTGTATCTACGGGATGTACAGAACATTGTTGTATGGGAAGGAGAGAACCTATGA
- a CDS encoding type II toxin-antitoxin system Phd/YefM family antitoxin: protein MIRIKPVSYLRNKFTEIESLVKEGEPVFLTKNGEGSMVVMSIEQYALLTDPVERILDEADYSATTTKKRYTHEQAFKKIKEALDD, encoded by the coding sequence ATGATACGGATTAAACCAGTTTCTTATTTGCGTAATAAGTTCACCGAAATCGAATCTCTTGTCAAAGAAGGAGAACCAGTGTTCCTTACCAAGAATGGGGAAGGTTCCATGGTAGTCATGAGCATCGAACAGTATGCTCTTCTCACCGATCCAGTTGAACGGATCCTTGATGAAGCAGATTATTCTGCTACGACAACAAAAAAGCGCTACACACATGAGCAAGCTTTCAAAAAAATCAAGGAAGCTCTCGATGATTGA
- a CDS encoding S66 family peptidase, with protein MKKPNALRPGDTVATVSLSWGGSGDADLLWRYELGKKRLETVFGLRVVEMPNTLKGSTYLREHPLSRAQDLMDAFSDPSIKAVFSCIGGNDSIRLLPYIDFSVLSRNPKIFLGYSDSTVTHLMLHKAGIPSFYGPSILAEFAENIAMYPYTERWVRNALFCSEPMEVIEPPLQWTGEYLSWTEENQKRTKKLVPHEGYQVLQGESVMEGPLLGGCLEVLDMCIGTEIWPDFSGCLLFLETSEEAPSKERFTQLLDRLVQAGLFTNIKGILLAKPYQGLYEREYLQVLQQVLHRLGMEDLPVAYNLSFGHNEPMCILAYGACARFDCHTKTFSIVESTLQ; from the coding sequence ATGAAAAAACCAAATGCTTTGCGACCAGGGGATACCGTAGCCACGGTGAGTCTGAGTTGGGGTGGTTCTGGAGATGCAGATCTGCTGTGGCGTTACGAGCTGGGGAAAAAGAGGCTTGAGACAGTATTCGGCCTGAGGGTGGTAGAGATGCCCAATACCCTGAAAGGCAGTACGTATCTTCGTGAACATCCACTCTCTCGTGCTCAGGACTTGATGGACGCCTTCTCTGATCCCTCCATCAAGGCGGTTTTCAGCTGTATAGGCGGCAATGACAGCATACGGCTGCTTCCGTATATCGATTTTTCCGTACTCAGCAGGAATCCCAAGATTTTCCTTGGGTACTCCGACTCCACTGTCACCCACCTTATGCTTCATAAAGCCGGGATTCCCTCGTTCTATGGTCCCTCCATTCTGGCCGAGTTTGCTGAAAATATTGCCATGTATCCCTACACGGAGCGGTGGGTGCGAAACGCGCTCTTTTGTAGCGAGCCAATGGAAGTTATTGAGCCACCTCTTCAATGGACCGGGGAATACCTGTCCTGGACGGAGGAAAACCAAAAGAGAACAAAGAAGCTTGTACCTCATGAGGGCTATCAGGTGCTGCAAGGTGAATCTGTGATGGAAGGTCCTTTGCTGGGAGGGTGTCTGGAAGTGCTGGATATGTGCATCGGCACTGAAATTTGGCCTGATTTCTCAGGTTGCCTGCTTTTTCTGGAGACCAGTGAGGAAGCTCCTTCCAAAGAGCGATTCACCCAACTATTGGACAGGCTTGTGCAGGCAGGGCTTTTTACCAACATTAAAGGTATCCTGCTTGCAAAGCCGTATCAGGGTTTGTACGAACGGGAATACCTTCAGGTTTTACAGCAAGTACTCCATCGCCTTGGAATGGAAGACCTTCCGGTTGCCTATAATTTGAGCTTCGGTCATAACGAGCCGATGTGCATTCTTGCCTATGGAGCATGTGCTCGGTTCGACTGCCACACCAAGACATTCAGCATCGTGGAAAGTACGTTACAGTAA
- a CDS encoding PD-(D/E)XK nuclease family protein has product MLETKRSYVQRAFDEGYVCVFPTEAAARSYVVDYVLSGNKQAILSERSISFDTFRAKFLEHKEDLVPANSLIRSLFVHQALEAGLPLSSLINPLYPEAHGRFISYIASILPSLKQACDSEVLGLLDDQMQHDLLLLYQQYQQFLQERSLFEPRYAQPCLPPDWDASVRYCILFCDTISSAQQLFTSLGCPSWLELRPTPCAKLATLEVFGNHVMEIRTTLRRIRKLLSSKTPAHSIVIGCAASNLLLPILQEEAVLYDIPLVIREGKLALEYPSGRFLNRIQEVYDDQFSLESLKSLLLDPGIPYKDRDLHHRFLRRAVDKSIVHGSLKQKDQFTEMLADRDLRSWYRSLKQSIIDIVTASDIEMLRRKLNHFQDTYFTAEQWVGTEDEDVYSFCLDAIDHIKQAMQRCSIASYPHVFSYLLSYLQTKLYVPQQRKGGIAVYAWPQVAPLIADHLFVLGLDQESSATIERPLLFLPSQIGEEHRKEIDTTRANLQAVSLGDGNVTLSCHTRRYEGELLPPSAFLEEDALLYHGQSPNLCEDPYLEELALYKQGPSGPAISLESQRRFFLTARKTALLERRDDYTRYPIPLDLVKKLKEERDGKALLVLSPTKIDLFDRCPYAWLAHYLYGVTKETYDVERVDHLMIGNLLHLVYQRFFSQIVDFDPALLEQYRSLLTSLFDSTLTDVYGSEGPTPSIRSWIIAEYRQKVLCILEQEAKLFSHTRSILFEQELSFSYDSLFLHGRIDRIINLDPPEGKSYAVIDYKKGEAPMKSIKEKLSSYQLPLYRALVKHALGGAASHAAYYSVKEGRYRSLWTDDGSEEALLGDELLVNRLDSLGESVQVGAFMATPSKQHCSGCDYRSLCRRRFATR; this is encoded by the coding sequence ATGTTGGAGACCAAACGTTCATACGTACAAAGGGCATTTGATGAAGGGTATGTGTGTGTATTCCCCACCGAGGCGGCTGCACGTTCGTACGTAGTCGACTATGTCTTGTCTGGCAACAAGCAAGCCATCCTTTCGGAACGCAGTATCTCGTTTGATACCTTTCGTGCCAAATTTCTGGAGCACAAAGAGGATTTGGTTCCTGCAAACTCCTTGATCAGAAGCTTGTTTGTTCATCAGGCGCTTGAGGCAGGACTTCCCTTATCCAGCCTGATAAACCCACTCTATCCCGAGGCTCATGGGCGCTTCATCAGCTACATCGCCTCGATCCTTCCGTCATTGAAGCAGGCGTGCGACAGCGAGGTCCTGGGCTTGCTTGATGATCAGATGCAGCACGACCTCTTGTTGCTCTACCAGCAGTATCAACAATTCTTACAGGAACGATCGCTGTTTGAACCCCGGTATGCACAGCCTTGCCTGCCCCCTGATTGGGATGCCTCAGTCCGCTACTGCATCCTTTTCTGTGATACCATAAGTTCAGCACAACAGCTCTTTACCTCACTAGGCTGTCCGTCTTGGTTGGAATTGCGGCCCACTCCTTGTGCGAAGCTTGCTACGTTGGAAGTCTTCGGCAACCACGTAATGGAAATTCGGACGACGCTTCGCAGGATTCGCAAGCTGCTTAGCAGCAAAACGCCTGCACACTCGATTGTAATCGGGTGTGCAGCCTCCAACCTGTTGCTTCCCATTCTGCAAGAGGAGGCTGTGCTCTATGACATTCCGCTGGTAATACGGGAAGGGAAGCTTGCCCTTGAGTATCCCAGCGGACGCTTTCTGAACCGCATCCAGGAAGTGTATGACGACCAGTTCAGCCTGGAAAGCCTGAAGTCACTTCTCCTCGACCCAGGTATTCCCTACAAGGATCGTGATCTGCATCACCGGTTTCTTCGTCGTGCAGTGGACAAGTCGATTGTCCATGGTTCATTGAAACAGAAAGACCAGTTTACCGAAATGCTCGCAGACAGAGATTTGCGTTCCTGGTATCGGTCATTGAAACAAAGCATTATTGATATTGTAACTGCCAGTGATATCGAAATGCTCAGGCGCAAGCTCAATCACTTCCAGGACACCTATTTTACTGCTGAGCAGTGGGTCGGGACCGAAGACGAGGATGTTTACTCATTCTGTCTGGATGCAATCGACCATATCAAACAGGCGATGCAGAGGTGTTCGATTGCTTCCTATCCCCATGTTTTCTCCTATTTGCTCTCATATCTGCAGACAAAGCTCTATGTTCCCCAGCAACGCAAAGGGGGCATTGCCGTATATGCCTGGCCTCAAGTAGCCCCGCTGATCGCCGACCATCTCTTCGTACTTGGTCTCGATCAGGAGAGCTCTGCCACCATCGAACGTCCTTTACTGTTTCTTCCCTCCCAAATCGGCGAGGAGCATCGTAAGGAAATCGATACGACCAGGGCCAACCTGCAAGCAGTAAGCCTGGGTGATGGGAATGTGACACTTTCCTGCCATACCAGACGGTATGAGGGAGAGCTGCTTCCCCCGTCTGCGTTCCTCGAAGAGGATGCTCTCTTGTATCACGGCCAAAGTCCCAATCTCTGTGAGGATCCCTACTTGGAAGAGTTGGCTCTCTATAAGCAGGGCCCAAGCGGCCCGGCAATTTCCTTGGAAAGCCAAAGACGGTTCTTCCTCACAGCACGGAAAACAGCATTACTTGAGCGAAGGGACGACTATACCCGTTACCCGATCCCCCTTGATCTGGTGAAGAAACTCAAAGAAGAGCGGGACGGGAAAGCCCTGCTTGTTTTGTCACCGACCAAAATCGATCTCTTTGACCGCTGTCCCTATGCTTGGCTTGCCCATTATCTGTATGGAGTCACAAAAGAAACGTATGACGTAGAGCGGGTCGACCATCTGATGATCGGCAATCTGCTGCATCTGGTCTACCAACGATTCTTCTCCCAGATAGTGGACTTTGATCCTGCGTTGCTTGAACAGTATCGCAGCCTGCTTACCTCGCTGTTCGATAGTACCCTTACCGATGTATATGGAAGCGAAGGCCCCACCCCGTCAATTCGGAGCTGGATCATAGCAGAGTATCGACAGAAGGTGCTTTGTATTCTCGAGCAGGAAGCGAAACTCTTCAGTCATACCCGCTCGATTCTGTTTGAACAGGAACTCAGTTTCAGCTATGACTCGCTGTTCCTTCATGGCCGAATCGACCGAATCATCAATCTTGATCCGCCGGAGGGTAAGAGCTACGCCGTCATCGACTACAAGAAAGGTGAAGCTCCAATGAAAAGCATCAAGGAAAAGCTCAGCTCCTACCAGCTGCCGCTCTACCGGGCATTGGTCAAGCATGCATTGGGGGGTGCGGCCTCCCACGCAGCCTATTACAGCGTGAAGGAGGGGAGGTACCGAAGCCTTTGGACGGACGATGGCAGCGAAGAGGCATTGCTGGGTGATGAGCTGCTTGTCAATCGGTTGGACTCGCTTGGCGAATCGGTACAAGTGGGCGCCTTCATGGCCACCCCCTCCAAACAACACTGCAGCGGTTGTGACTACCGTTCGCTCTGCCGAAGGAGGTTTGCAACCCGATGA